One window of the Microbulbifer sp. Q7 genome contains the following:
- a CDS encoding CDP-alcohol phosphatidyltransferase family protein, which produces MTRTASNFQRARTMNINPTPEESKEEPLSGSRWRHLPNLLSVSRILLVPLIVWLSLNQEHLWALVLFGVAAATDFLDGYLASRFGWKTYLGSILDPVADRVFVLCLIPLLWYFDAIGPLYTVLIVFRYLVQLSVLPVFLLWLKRPINVVPDGATKFAALIVFLVLGMGFVDLWVIELLDESTGADEIFERTLGALTFIGCLSELWVLYKFLPRYWKVIRREYDRFH; this is translated from the coding sequence TTGACCCGCACAGCCAGCAACTTTCAGCGCGCCCGCACCATGAACATCAACCCAACCCCCGAGGAGAGCAAGGAAGAACCCCTGTCGGGCTCTCGCTGGCGCCACCTGCCCAACCTGCTATCGGTGAGCCGCATCCTGCTGGTGCCGCTTATCGTATGGCTCTCGCTGAATCAGGAACACCTCTGGGCGCTGGTATTGTTCGGTGTTGCTGCTGCCACCGATTTTCTCGATGGTTACCTGGCCAGTCGGTTTGGCTGGAAGACTTACCTTGGCTCAATCCTCGACCCGGTTGCCGACCGGGTTTTCGTGCTGTGCCTGATTCCGCTGCTGTGGTACTTCGATGCCATAGGTCCGCTGTACACCGTGCTGATTGTATTTCGCTACCTGGTGCAGCTGAGTGTTCTGCCGGTGTTTTTGTTGTGGCTGAAAAGGCCAATTAATGTGGTGCCGGATGGCGCGACAAAATTTGCCGCGCTGATCGTATTTCTGGTGCTGGGAATGGGCTTCGTCGACCTGTGGGTAATCGAGCTGTTGGATGAGAGCACAGGCGCCGATGAAATTTTTGAGCGCACGCTGGGGGCATTGACGTTTATCGGCTGCCTGTCGGAATT
- a CDS encoding lysophospholipid acyltransferase family protein has translation MDIKGHLSAGALKLIGSLPLNWSRRLGKWVGHAAATAHGDGLRISKINLARCFPEMAEKERNRLARRSVVNTVTTGFEMATLWRQPWNLAEDRIIRVRNQQLLTGGVDAGRGVLVLAPHIGNWEIFGQYLATVGPTTSLYAPPKIAALDPLIREGREKTGAQLVPTNMRGVRALLKALKDGGIVGVLPDQEPDLSGGEFAPFYGHPTLTMTLAYNLIQRTGCKVVFGFAKRVADGFELVLLPAEQAIYSEEVTVSLAALNRGVEACIAEAPEQYQWEYKRFRRIPGGKSGIYRKR, from the coding sequence TTGGATATCAAAGGGCATTTGTCAGCGGGTGCACTGAAGCTGATTGGCAGTCTGCCGCTTAATTGGTCGCGGCGCCTGGGGAAATGGGTGGGACACGCCGCGGCAACGGCACACGGCGACGGTCTGCGTATCAGCAAGATCAATCTGGCGCGCTGCTTTCCTGAGATGGCGGAAAAGGAGCGCAACCGGCTGGCGCGCCGCAGTGTGGTCAATACGGTAACCACCGGGTTCGAAATGGCCACCCTCTGGCGCCAGCCCTGGAATCTGGCGGAAGACCGGATTATCCGTGTCCGCAACCAGCAGCTGCTCACCGGTGGCGTGGATGCGGGGCGCGGTGTGCTGGTGCTGGCGCCGCACATCGGCAACTGGGAGATTTTTGGCCAGTACCTGGCCACCGTCGGCCCCACCACCAGCCTGTACGCCCCCCCCAAAATTGCCGCGCTGGACCCCCTGATTCGTGAAGGGCGCGAGAAGACCGGCGCCCAGCTGGTGCCCACCAACATGCGCGGTGTGCGTGCACTGCTGAAAGCGCTGAAGGATGGCGGCATCGTTGGCGTATTGCCCGACCAGGAGCCGGATCTGTCCGGGGGCGAGTTTGCGCCATTTTATGGCCACCCGACCCTTACCATGACACTGGCCTACAACCTGATCCAGCGCACCGGCTGCAAGGTGGTGTTCGGCTTTGCCAAGCGCGTGGCCGACGGCTTCGAGCTGGTCCTACTGCCGGCGGAACAGGCCATTTACAGCGAAGAGGTCACGGTCTCCCTGGCCGCCCTCAACCGCGGCGTTGAAGCCTGTATTGCCGAGGCGCCGGAGCAATACCAGTGGGAATACAAGCGCTTCCGCCGTATTCCCGGTGGCAAGAGCGGGATTTACCGCAAGCGTTGA
- the glyQ gene encoding glycine--tRNA ligase subunit alpha: protein MSEQQTSGSAPAQDLSTFQGLIFTLQEYWARQGCVILQPLDMEVGAGTFHPATFLRAIGPETWNAAYVQPCRRPTDGRYGENPNRLQHYYQYQVVMKPSPSNIQELYLDSLRALGIDPAVHDIRFVEDNWESPTLGAWGLGWEVWLNGMEVTQFTYFQQVGGIECYPVTGEITYGIERIAMYLQGVESIYDLVWTRNADGTPVTYGDVFHQNEVEMSHYNFEHADVEFLFATFDHCERDSQRLIDLGLPLPAYEQVMKASHAFNLLDARHAISVTERQRFILRVRTLARAVAQAYFDARKALGFPMADEQVRNEVLAQAEKADNKAKAKKEKK, encoded by the coding sequence GTGTCCGAGCAACAAACCAGCGGTTCTGCCCCCGCGCAGGACCTGAGCACCTTCCAGGGACTGATTTTTACCCTGCAGGAATACTGGGCGCGCCAAGGGTGCGTCATTCTACAGCCTCTGGATATGGAAGTGGGCGCCGGCACCTTCCACCCCGCCACCTTCCTGCGCGCCATCGGCCCGGAAACCTGGAACGCGGCCTATGTTCAGCCCTGCCGCCGCCCTACGGATGGCCGCTACGGGGAAAACCCCAATCGCCTGCAGCACTACTATCAGTATCAGGTGGTGATGAAGCCATCACCGAGCAATATCCAGGAACTCTACCTGGATAGCCTGCGCGCCCTCGGCATTGATCCGGCGGTGCACGATATCCGCTTTGTGGAAGACAACTGGGAATCCCCCACCCTGGGTGCCTGGGGCTTGGGCTGGGAAGTGTGGCTGAACGGCATGGAGGTCACCCAGTTCACCTACTTCCAGCAAGTTGGCGGTATCGAATGCTACCCGGTCACCGGCGAGATCACCTACGGTATCGAGCGTATCGCCATGTACCTGCAGGGGGTCGAATCCATTTATGACCTGGTGTGGACTCGCAATGCGGACGGCACACCGGTCACCTACGGCGATGTATTCCACCAGAACGAGGTGGAGATGTCGCACTACAACTTCGAACACGCGGATGTGGAATTCCTGTTCGCCACCTTCGATCACTGCGAGCGCGACAGCCAGCGCCTGATCGATCTCGGCCTGCCACTGCCAGCTTACGAGCAAGTGATGAAGGCCTCGCACGCGTTCAATCTGCTGGACGCCCGCCACGCGATCTCCGTCACCGAGCGACAGCGCTTTATTCTGCGCGTGCGCACTCTGGCGCGCGCCGTGGCCCAGGCCTATTTCGACGCACGCAAAGCGCTCGGCTTCCCGATGGCCGACGAGCAAGTCCGCAACGAAGTCCTGGCACAGGCAGAGAAGGCCGATAACAAGGCCAAAGCGAAGAAGGAGAAGAAGTAA
- the glyS gene encoding glycine--tRNA ligase subunit beta, with translation MAQDFLVELGTEELPPKALHTLMQAFADGIEQGLKDAELAYGSVKAYASPRRLAVAVSDLAEQQQDKQVEKHGPAVAAAYDKDGNPTKAAQGFARGAGVSVDELARVQTDKGERLAFISEQKGEATRNLLGDIVARALAQLPIPKRMRWGARKEEFVRPVHWLVMLFGNAVVDAQVLGLTAGNATRGHRFHCNRTLTVASPNDYVQQLRDPGYVVVDFAERREMIREQVQAEANNVNGEAVIDDDLLNEVTALVEWPVALTGRFEKRFLEVPAEALISSMKEHQKYFHVVDADGKLMPFFITVSNIESKDAKQVIEGNERVIRPRLSDAAFFFETDKKTSLEARREKLKSIVFQQKLGTVYDKTERLAKLAAAIAEKINGDAALAQRAAQLCKSDLVTEMVFEFADMQGIAGYYYAENDGEPLDVAKAMYEQYMPKFAGDALPVSETGTIIALADRIDTLVGIFGIGQPPSGSRDPFALRRASLGVLRILVEKNIDLDLRELLTLARDGYPRTALAEHDTVVDQTLAYMIERFRARYEDAGIKAEVFLAVSARKLSRPLDIDNRVKAVHSFSQLPEAEALAAANKRVSNILAKLEGPAPSEVNQSLLQEDAEKALYLAIRDAEEHVAPLYAAARFEEGLAGLSGLRETVDNFFDGVMVMADDEQLRNNRLALLGQLRALFLEAADISLLAPAK, from the coding sequence ATGGCTCAGGATTTTCTGGTTGAGCTGGGCACCGAAGAGCTGCCCCCCAAAGCACTGCATACGTTGATGCAGGCCTTCGCGGACGGTATTGAACAGGGCCTCAAGGATGCGGAACTGGCCTACGGCTCGGTAAAAGCCTATGCCAGCCCGCGGCGCCTCGCGGTTGCGGTGAGCGATTTGGCCGAGCAACAACAGGACAAACAGGTCGAAAAGCACGGCCCGGCGGTTGCCGCTGCGTATGATAAAGACGGCAACCCCACCAAGGCAGCACAGGGCTTCGCCCGCGGTGCCGGGGTCAGCGTCGACGAGCTGGCGCGGGTACAGACCGACAAGGGCGAGCGTCTGGCATTTATCAGCGAGCAGAAAGGGGAAGCGACCCGCAATCTGCTGGGCGATATCGTCGCGCGCGCACTGGCGCAGCTGCCCATTCCCAAGCGTATGCGCTGGGGCGCACGCAAGGAAGAATTCGTGCGCCCGGTACACTGGCTGGTCATGCTGTTTGGCAACGCTGTGGTCGATGCACAAGTGCTCGGACTAACAGCCGGCAATGCCACACGCGGACACCGCTTTCACTGCAATCGCACACTGACCGTAGCCTCGCCCAACGACTATGTGCAGCAACTGCGTGACCCGGGTTATGTGGTTGTGGACTTTGCCGAGCGCCGCGAAATGATTCGCGAGCAGGTGCAGGCGGAAGCCAACAACGTCAATGGCGAAGCCGTTATTGATGACGACCTGCTGAATGAAGTCACCGCGCTGGTGGAGTGGCCGGTGGCACTCACTGGCCGCTTTGAAAAGCGGTTTCTGGAAGTGCCGGCCGAGGCCCTCATCTCTTCGATGAAGGAGCACCAGAAGTATTTCCACGTGGTAGACGCCGACGGCAAGCTGATGCCGTTTTTCATTACCGTTTCCAATATCGAAAGCAAAGACGCCAAGCAGGTGATCGAGGGCAACGAGCGAGTGATTCGCCCGCGCCTTTCCGATGCCGCCTTCTTCTTCGAGACCGACAAAAAAACCAGTCTCGAAGCACGCCGGGAAAAACTCAAGTCCATCGTATTCCAGCAAAAGCTGGGCACTGTGTACGACAAGACCGAGCGTCTCGCCAAGCTGGCGGCCGCCATCGCCGAGAAGATCAACGGCGACGCGGCGCTGGCGCAGCGCGCGGCACAGCTGTGCAAATCCGACCTGGTCACCGAAATGGTGTTCGAGTTTGCGGACATGCAGGGCATTGCCGGTTACTACTACGCAGAAAATGATGGCGAACCATTGGACGTGGCCAAGGCCATGTACGAACAGTACATGCCAAAGTTTGCCGGCGATGCGCTGCCGGTGAGTGAAACCGGCACCATCATCGCGCTCGCCGATCGCATCGATACTTTGGTGGGTATTTTCGGTATCGGCCAACCGCCCAGCGGCTCCCGCGATCCCTTCGCACTGCGTCGCGCCAGTCTCGGTGTGCTGCGCATCCTGGTGGAAAAGAATATCGACCTGGACCTGCGTGAGCTGCTGACTCTGGCGCGCGATGGCTACCCGCGCACCGCACTGGCCGAGCACGACACCGTGGTCGACCAGACATTGGCGTATATGATCGAGCGTTTCCGCGCGCGCTACGAAGACGCCGGTATCAAGGCCGAAGTGTTCCTGGCCGTGTCCGCGCGCAAGCTGTCGCGCCCGCTGGATATCGATAATCGGGTAAAAGCCGTGCACAGCTTCAGCCAGCTGCCGGAAGCGGAAGCGCTGGCGGCGGCCAATAAACGGGTATCCAATATCCTCGCCAAACTGGAAGGCCCGGCACCGAGCGAAGTCAACCAGTCGCTGCTGCAGGAAGACGCCGAAAAAGCGCTGTATCTGGCCATTCGCGATGCGGAAGAGCACGTGGCACCGCTGTATGCTGCGGCGCGATTCGAAGAAGGTCTGGCGGGCCTGTCTGGCCTGCGCGAAACCGTGGACAATTTCTTCGACGGTGTGATGGTAATGGCCGATGACGAGCAGCTGCGCAACAACCGCCTGGCCCTGCTGGGCCAGTTGCGCGCACTGTTTCTCGAAGCGGCAGATATTTCCCTGCTGGCGCCCGCCAAGTAA
- the gmhB gene encoding D-glycero-beta-D-manno-heptose 1,7-bisphosphate 7-phosphatase, translated as MAIIVLDRDGVINHQPDDPVTSVDQWIPLPGTIEAMARLSQAGHQLVIATNQSGLARGLFDLDDLEAMHAKLRALVEDAGGEVAGIFYCPHRDEDNCRCRKPKTGLLDAIEAEFDTSLHDCYFVGDQRKDLECAIAKGCKPILVQTGRGQHTLASLLSNPEPQLAATAVFADLAQFADFVLQ; from the coding sequence ATGGCCATCATTGTTCTCGACCGCGACGGGGTCATCAATCATCAGCCCGATGATCCTGTGACCAGCGTTGACCAGTGGATCCCCCTGCCAGGGACGATCGAGGCCATGGCGCGCCTCAGTCAGGCGGGCCACCAATTGGTGATCGCCACCAACCAGAGCGGCCTTGCCCGCGGCCTGTTTGATCTGGATGACCTCGAAGCCATGCACGCAAAATTGCGCGCACTGGTGGAAGATGCCGGCGGCGAAGTGGCCGGCATTTTCTACTGCCCCCACCGCGATGAGGACAACTGCCGCTGCCGCAAACCGAAGACCGGCCTGCTGGATGCCATTGAGGCCGAATTTGATACCAGCCTGCACGACTGTTATTTCGTCGGCGACCAGCGCAAAGATCTCGAATGTGCCATCGCCAAGGGCTGCAAGCCGATTCTGGTACAAACCGGGAGAGGCCAGCACACCCTTGCCTCACTGCTCTCAAACCCCGAGCCGCAACTGGCCGCGACCGCGGTGTTTGCGGACCTCGCTCAATTTGCGGACTTTGTGCTGCAATAA
- a CDS encoding class I SAM-dependent rRNA methyltransferase translates to MQGAPTHSRSPTVQQLILNPRAERRLKLGHLWIYSNEVDTGRSPLKGMAPGSQCEILDSKGKSLGYALVNPNQLICGRLVSRKGPLTAKLLKRRLESALALRERYFPHPSYRMVYGDSDGLPGLVVDRFGDYLVVQVSSWGMENLLQDIVDGLISLLKPAGILLRNDHQGRKVEELPAVSEVVHGEVPEMAPFEENGVPLLAPVYAGQKTGWFYDHRDNRARLNQWVKGRKVLDLFSYAGGWGVQALAHGASEVTCVDASGQALDWCEENAALNRRQDDLITIQGKAVDAMKELIAEGHRYDAVVLDPPAFIKRRKDQKAGESAYRHINELALRLLEKNGLLVSASCSMHLESDTLLEILRGAGRHLDKSISIISSGGQGADHPVHPAIPETRYLKAHFVHLSGTQQ, encoded by the coding sequence GTGCAGGGCGCACCCACTCATTCCCGGAGCCCAACCGTGCAACAACTGATTTTGAACCCCCGTGCCGAACGGCGCCTGAAACTCGGCCACCTGTGGATTTACAGCAATGAAGTGGATACCGGCCGCAGCCCCCTGAAAGGAATGGCGCCCGGCAGCCAGTGTGAAATTCTGGATAGCAAAGGCAAAAGCCTGGGCTATGCCCTGGTCAACCCGAACCAGTTGATTTGCGGACGACTGGTTTCGCGCAAGGGTCCCCTCACTGCCAAGCTTCTCAAGCGACGGCTGGAATCCGCACTCGCCCTGCGCGAGCGCTATTTTCCGCACCCGAGCTACCGCATGGTGTATGGCGATTCCGACGGGCTGCCCGGCCTGGTGGTGGATCGTTTTGGGGATTACCTGGTAGTCCAGGTCAGCAGCTGGGGAATGGAGAACCTGCTACAGGACATCGTCGACGGCCTGATCTCGTTGCTCAAGCCAGCGGGGATTCTGTTGCGCAACGATCATCAGGGCCGCAAGGTAGAAGAGCTGCCGGCTGTGAGCGAGGTGGTGCACGGTGAGGTGCCCGAGATGGCACCATTCGAGGAGAACGGTGTACCGCTGCTGGCGCCGGTTTATGCCGGACAGAAAACCGGGTGGTTCTACGATCACCGGGACAATCGCGCGCGCCTGAACCAGTGGGTGAAGGGGCGCAAGGTTCTGGACCTGTTTTCCTACGCCGGCGGCTGGGGTGTGCAAGCGCTCGCTCACGGTGCCAGTGAGGTCACCTGCGTGGATGCATCGGGTCAGGCGCTGGACTGGTGTGAGGAAAATGCGGCCCTGAATCGTCGACAGGACGACCTGATCACCATCCAGGGTAAAGCGGTGGACGCCATGAAAGAGTTGATCGCGGAGGGTCATCGCTACGATGCCGTCGTTCTGGATCCACCGGCGTTTATCAAACGGCGCAAGGATCAGAAGGCGGGGGAATCGGCGTATCGACACATCAACGAGCTGGCGCTGCGCCTGCTGGAAAAAAACGGCTTACTGGTGAGTGCTTCCTGCTCCATGCACCTGGAGTCGGACACGCTGCTGGAGATCCTGCGCGGTGCCGGCCGTCACCTGGACAAGTCCATCAGTATTATCAGCAGCGGCGGTCAGGGTGCAGACCATCCGGTGCATCCCGCTATTCCGGAAACCCGCTACCTGAAAGCACACTTTGTGCACCTGTCCGGAACCCAACAGTAG
- a CDS encoding TonB-dependent receptor domain-containing protein — MTRFLLTPLSVAMLAGFGVYAVAAENQEPLETISVLGNSEALHKLPGSAHLVSAEELEQFEFVDINRMMRAVPGVYLREEDGYGLRPNIGIRGADGGRSGKISLMEDGVLVAPAPYSAPEAYYFPTAGRLHSIEVLKGPGTLKYGPFTVGGAVNMISTPIPDETTGKVQLEAGQYGENRLHTYFGGSTDTSGWLVETHQQQADGFREIDRADSADIAKEDYLLKGRLNSAEGAAFAQQLDVKLQYSEEESGMSYLGLTDADFAADPNRRYGISALDEMRNRHSTLQLNHSIALSDDFSLNTQAYYNKFKRDWFKVSLGGLIADANMGDADAQAILDGELDTEFGIKHNNRSYVSRGVQVSANWQLQTGTVQHDLEIGVRRHWDEVDRFQPTENYRQINGELVYQDTTDPSSSNNRVEDATANSLFVYDQVQLGEKLALTASLRYEDVETAQQRYNDVDRLEKGSSRSNSVNEWLPGLGATYAVSNAVTLLAGVHRGFAPPGGGSAEGEAGDLSTNYEWGARFDNGDLRAELIAFYSDYENAVQNCSVAVPCANGDDSGNYALGESDIRGVEALVATEWSMANGWLIPLSASYTWTEAEISRSNLDGSLQKGDNFAYLPENVFAITTGIDSGAAWRINLTAAYQDEMCVNNLCNRGTSDKYDVTESQWVMDAAAHYEFSDDLAGYLKVDNLLDDQAIINRAPDGARANRPRTASVGITYQF; from the coding sequence ATGACCCGCTTTCTTCTCACCCCGCTTTCCGTTGCCATGCTCGCTGGATTCGGTGTCTACGCCGTTGCCGCGGAAAATCAGGAGCCGCTGGAGACAATTTCTGTACTGGGGAACAGTGAAGCACTGCATAAACTGCCCGGCTCTGCGCACCTGGTGAGTGCCGAAGAACTGGAGCAGTTCGAGTTCGTGGATATCAACCGCATGATGCGCGCGGTGCCGGGCGTCTATCTGCGCGAAGAAGACGGTTACGGCCTGCGCCCGAACATCGGCATTCGCGGTGCCGATGGCGGGCGCTCGGGCAAGATTTCCCTGATGGAAGACGGCGTACTGGTTGCACCTGCACCGTATTCCGCACCGGAAGCCTACTACTTCCCGACCGCGGGCAGGCTGCACAGCATTGAAGTGCTCAAAGGTCCCGGCACCCTGAAATACGGCCCGTTTACCGTAGGCGGTGCGGTGAATATGATCAGTACACCCATACCGGACGAGACCACCGGCAAGGTGCAGCTTGAAGCCGGCCAGTATGGCGAGAACCGTCTGCACACCTATTTCGGTGGCAGCACCGATACCAGTGGTTGGCTGGTGGAAACCCACCAGCAGCAGGCGGATGGCTTCCGTGAAATCGATCGCGCCGATAGCGCCGATATCGCGAAAGAAGACTACCTGCTGAAAGGTCGTTTGAACTCTGCCGAGGGTGCGGCCTTCGCACAACAGCTGGATGTGAAGCTGCAGTACTCGGAAGAAGAGTCCGGTATGAGCTACCTCGGGCTCACCGATGCTGATTTTGCCGCGGACCCCAATCGCCGTTACGGCATCAGCGCACTGGATGAAATGCGCAATCGTCACAGCACCCTGCAGCTCAACCACAGCATCGCTCTGAGTGACGACTTCAGCCTCAACACCCAGGCCTACTACAACAAGTTCAAGCGCGACTGGTTCAAGGTCAGCCTTGGCGGACTGATTGCCGATGCCAACATGGGGGATGCCGATGCGCAGGCCATTCTCGATGGTGAACTGGATACGGAATTCGGCATCAAGCACAATAACCGCAGCTATGTGTCGCGGGGCGTGCAAGTGAGTGCTAACTGGCAGCTGCAAACCGGTACCGTGCAACATGATCTGGAGATTGGTGTGCGTCGCCACTGGGACGAAGTGGATCGCTTCCAGCCGACGGAAAACTACCGTCAGATTAACGGCGAGCTGGTGTACCAGGACACGACAGATCCCAGCTCCAGCAACAACCGCGTAGAGGATGCCACGGCTAACTCCCTGTTCGTTTACGACCAGGTCCAGCTGGGGGAAAAATTGGCACTCACCGCCAGCCTCCGTTACGAGGATGTGGAAACCGCACAGCAGCGCTATAACGACGTGGATCGCCTCGAAAAGGGCAGCAGCCGCAGCAACAGCGTAAACGAATGGTTGCCCGGCCTGGGTGCCACCTACGCGGTGAGCAATGCGGTGACCCTGTTAGCCGGTGTGCACCGCGGTTTTGCACCCCCCGGGGGCGGCTCCGCTGAGGGTGAGGCCGGGGATCTGTCCACCAACTATGAGTGGGGCGCACGTTTTGACAACGGCGACCTGCGTGCGGAGCTTATTGCGTTCTACAGCGATTACGAAAATGCGGTGCAGAACTGCTCTGTTGCCGTACCCTGTGCCAATGGCGACGACAGCGGTAACTACGCCCTGGGCGAATCCGACATTCGCGGTGTGGAAGCGCTTGTTGCCACCGAGTGGTCCATGGCCAATGGCTGGCTGATTCCACTGAGTGCCAGCTACACCTGGACCGAAGCCGAAATCTCTCGCAGCAACCTCGACGGCTCTCTGCAGAAGGGCGACAACTTTGCCTACCTGCCGGAAAACGTCTTCGCCATCACCACCGGTATCGACAGCGGCGCCGCGTGGCGTATCAACCTGACCGCCGCCTACCAGGATGAGATGTGTGTGAACAACCTGTGTAATCGCGGTACCAGCGACAAGTACGATGTTACCGAGTCTCAGTGGGTGATGGATGCTGCCGCGCATTACGAGTTCAGTGACGATCTGGCCGGCTATCTGAAGGTGGATAACCTGCTGGATGACCAGGCGATCATCAACCGCGCTCCGGATGGTGCCCGCGCCAACCGCCCGCGCACCGCTTCTGTGGGCATTACCTATCAGTTCTGA
- a CDS encoding GNAT family N-acetyltransferase — protein MLRPIQESDIERLLQLWLHVACTNHPSLPVRYWSEPGRAMRRRLNAQCRPDGQRDLGVSTHWVYTRAGSDTSEGLVTITENRRVDTIFVSPGEQGHGVGSELMAQAKFGRIQLETLVLEENLHGRYFLQQHGFQEAERIFNAVAGQEEITMHCRVA, from the coding sequence ATGTTGAGACCGATACAGGAATCGGATATCGAGCGTTTGCTGCAGCTATGGCTCCATGTGGCATGCACCAATCACCCGAGCTTGCCGGTGCGCTACTGGTCTGAGCCGGGACGCGCCATGCGGCGGCGACTGAACGCGCAGTGCAGGCCAGACGGGCAACGGGATCTCGGAGTGAGTACTCACTGGGTTTACACCCGGGCCGGATCCGATACGTCCGAGGGGCTGGTCACCATCACCGAGAACCGGCGGGTGGACACGATCTTTGTGTCACCGGGGGAACAGGGGCACGGCGTCGGTAGCGAGTTGATGGCACAGGCCAAGTTTGGCCGCATTCAACTGGAAACCCTGGTACTGGAAGAGAATCTGCACGGCCGCTACTTTCTGCAGCAACACGGCTTTCAGGAGGCAGAGCGCATATTCAATGCGGTCGCCGGTCAGGAGGAGATCACCATGCACTGCCGTGTTGCCTGA